The bacterium genome includes a region encoding these proteins:
- a CDS encoding DUF2255 family protein, which translates to MTTWTNDELAKIGAAEELEIASLRRDGTLRHPVTIWVVRHGDDLYVRAVNGRSGAWFRGTRARHEGHIQAGGIGKDVTFVDADPEINDQIDAAYRAKYRRYAASIVSHIVSAMARSATIKLVPRSTSS; encoded by the coding sequence ATGACGACTTGGACGAACGACGAGCTCGCCAAGATCGGGGCGGCAGAAGAGTTGGAGATCGCGTCACTCCGACGCGACGGCACGCTACGACACCCGGTGACGATTTGGGTCGTCCGCCACGGCGACGACCTCTACGTCAGAGCCGTCAACGGGCGCAGCGGCGCCTGGTTCCGTGGCACCCGGGCGCGCCACGAAGGACACATCCAGGCTGGCGGCATCGGCAAGGACGTCACCTTCGTGGACGCCGACCCCGAGATTAACGATCAGATCGACGCCGCGTACCGCGCAAAATACCGCCGGTACGCCGCAAGCATCGTCAGCCACATCGTTAGCGCTATGGCACGATCCGCGACGATCAAACTCGTGCCGCGCTCGACAAGCTCTTAG
- a CDS encoding zinc-dependent alcohol dehydrogenase family protein has product MRATVMFGAGDVRIETVPDARLIEPTDALVAVTRAAICGSDLWPYKTMEHSQTGRRMGHEAIGVVEAVGADVRTLKAGDVVIMPFAYSDGTCIFCHEGLQTSCIHGGFFGTGDVGGAQAEAVRVPQADGTLVVLPVGADDALMPSLLTLSDVMGTGHHAALAAKVGPGKTVAIVGDGAVGLCGVIAARRLGAERIILLGRHPNRIALARAFGATDVVSERGDEAVERVRELTGGFGVHSVLECVGLEQSMLTALSIARPGGAVGRVGVPQDETMPASRPAFYNNVTVGGGPAPARAYIKELLPDVLEGRIEPGRVFDRVVRLDEVPDGYRAMNEREAIKVLIEF; this is encoded by the coding sequence ATGCGCGCAACTGTCATGTTCGGCGCCGGCGACGTCCGTATTGAGACCGTCCCCGACGCTCGCCTGATCGAACCCACCGACGCCCTCGTAGCCGTCACCCGTGCCGCCATCTGCGGCAGCGATCTCTGGCCGTACAAGACGATGGAACACAGCCAGACCGGCCGCCGGATGGGACATGAGGCCATCGGCGTCGTCGAAGCCGTCGGCGCCGACGTCCGCACCCTTAAAGCCGGCGATGTCGTCATCATGCCCTTCGCATACTCGGACGGCACCTGCATCTTCTGCCACGAGGGACTTCAGACGTCGTGCATCCACGGAGGGTTCTTCGGCACGGGTGACGTCGGCGGAGCACAGGCCGAAGCGGTGCGTGTCCCCCAGGCCGACGGAACGCTCGTCGTCCTACCGGTCGGCGCAGACGACGCGTTGATGCCGTCGCTGCTCACGCTTTCAGACGTGATGGGAACGGGCCATCACGCTGCCCTTGCCGCTAAGGTCGGCCCTGGGAAGACCGTGGCTATCGTCGGCGATGGTGCCGTCGGCTTGTGCGGTGTGATCGCCGCACGGCGCCTCGGCGCCGAGCGGATCATCCTCTTGGGCCGTCATCCCAACCGGATCGCGCTGGCGAGAGCGTTCGGCGCGACCGACGTCGTGAGCGAGCGAGGCGACGAGGCGGTCGAGCGCGTGCGCGAACTGACCGGCGGCTTTGGCGTCCATTCTGTCCTTGAGTGCGTCGGCCTGGAGCAGTCGATGCTCACGGCGCTCAGCATCGCCCGCCCGGGTGGCGCAGTCGGCCGCGTCGGTGTTCCCCAGGACGAGACGATGCCCGCGTCGCGGCCGGCATTCTACAACAACGTCACCGTGGGCGGCGGCCCCGCCCCGGCCCGCGCGTACATCAAGGAACTCCTACCGGACGTCCTCGAAGGCAGGATCGAACCGGGCAGAGTCTTCGATCGGGTCGTGCGTCTCGACGAGGTGCCTGACGGCTACCGGGCGATGAACGAACGGGAGGCGATCAAGGTCCTGATCGAGTTCTGA
- a CDS encoding cupin domain-containing protein has product MNINRSGSRPSGKGSVEYFTGTVRIDPLFEAHGPARALGASVTFEPGARTAWHTHPLGQTLIVTAGCGRAQRWGGPSEKIRPGDVTWIPPGEKHWHGATPTTAMTHLAIQEQLDGKTADWMEKVSDEQYDAGPRTG; this is encoded by the coding sequence ATGAACATCAACAGAAGCGGCTCACGGCCTTCCGGCAAGGGATCGGTCGAGTACTTTACCGGGACGGTACGCATTGATCCCTTGTTCGAGGCACACGGCCCGGCACGCGCGCTCGGCGCCAGCGTCACGTTCGAGCCCGGTGCTCGAACAGCATGGCACACCCACCCGCTGGGCCAGACCCTGATCGTGACAGCTGGGTGCGGCCGGGCGCAGCGCTGGGGTGGCCCGAGTGAGAAGATTCGGCCGGGTGACGTAACCTGGATCCCGCCCGGCGAGAAGCATTGGCACGGTGCCACTCCGACCACGGCCATGACGCACCTCGCCATTCAGGAACAGCTCGACGGCAAGACCGCCGACTGGATGGAAAAGGTCAGCGACGAACAATACGACGCCGGACCAAGGACTGGATAA
- a CDS encoding aldo/keto reductase yields the protein MQQRRLGNSNLEISAIGLGCMGMSTAYGPAADKPEMIALIRSAVNRGVTFFDTAELYGPFTNEELVGEALAPLRGQVVIATKFGIKIDPSGQQAVDGRPERIRRSAEGSLKRLKVDAIDLYYQHRVDPDVPIEDVAGTVKDLIREGKVKHFGLSEAGVQTIRRAHAVQPVTAVQSEYSLWWRRPEEEVLPTLEELGIGFVPFSPLGKGFLTGRIDEHTTFDASDFRNIVPRFTPEARKANLALVDLLRKIAERKKATPAQIALAWLLAQRPWIVPIPGTRKLERVEENIGAVAVELTSGDLRELNSAASTITIQGARYPENLEKRTGL from the coding sequence ATGCAACAGCGCAGACTTGGGAATAGCAACCTCGAGATTTCGGCCATCGGGCTCGGCTGCATGGGGATGAGCACTGCGTATGGCCCGGCTGCAGATAAGCCGGAGATGATTGCTCTGATCCGCAGCGCCGTCAACCGCGGCGTCACATTCTTCGATACTGCCGAGCTGTACGGTCCGTTCACAAATGAAGAACTCGTGGGCGAGGCGTTAGCTCCTCTCCGCGGGCAAGTGGTGATCGCCACCAAGTTCGGGATCAAGATCGATCCCAGCGGGCAGCAGGCTGTGGATGGTCGGCCCGAGCGCATCAGGCGAAGCGCCGAGGGGTCACTCAAGCGACTCAAGGTCGATGCGATCGATCTGTACTATCAACACCGTGTGGATCCGGACGTGCCGATCGAAGACGTGGCGGGAACCGTGAAGGACTTGATTCGAGAAGGCAAGGTGAAGCACTTTGGTCTGTCTGAAGCAGGAGTGCAAACGATTCGCCGCGCACACGCAGTCCAGCCGGTCACGGCCGTCCAGAGCGAATACTCGCTGTGGTGGAGACGCCCTGAAGAGGAAGTGCTGCCGACGCTCGAGGAACTCGGAATCGGGTTCGTTCCATTTAGTCCTCTTGGGAAAGGCTTCCTCACGGGAAGAATCGACGAGCACACGACGTTCGACGCGTCCGACTTCCGCAACATCGTTCCTCGCTTTACGCCGGAGGCTCGGAAGGCGAATCTGGCCCTGGTAGATCTGCTTCGCAAGATCGCAGAACGGAAGAAGGCGACCCCTGCGCAGATCGCGCTCGCTTGGCTGCTTGCCCAGAGGCCGTGGATTGTTCCGATCCCAGGCACCCGGAAGCTGGAGCGCGTGGAAGAGAACATCGGGGCGGTCGCGGTCGAACTGACGTCGGGCGATCTCCGCGAGCTCAACAGCGCCGCCTCAACGATCACGATCCAAGGGGCGCGGTACCCCGAAAACCTGGAGAAGAGGACCGGTCTCTGA
- a CDS encoding oligopeptide/dipeptide ABC transporter ATP-binding protein, which translates to MLLIAEHLTKTYAHRRGWVPAAAGRRVHDAVRPALADASLSLERGESIGIVGESGSGKSTFARCLALLERPDSGRVVLDGTDLTGLGTGPLRRSRRRIQVVFQDPYSSLNPRLTVGSTLREVLLVHRLVARDRIARRVEELLDQVGLPARAVDRYPSDFSGGQRQRICIARALAAEPEVLIADEPVSALDVSIQAQILNLLADLRTQLGLSMIFISHDLHVVRYIAPRIAVMFGGRIVEILPPGIPLESARHPYTQALLASRSRLEPGWLVGAGELNADLSASLPATGCPFRGRCPHAFEPCHEIDPPARDIGQGHAVACHYVTTASRSY; encoded by the coding sequence ATGTTATTGATCGCAGAACACCTGACGAAAACCTATGCGCACCGCCGGGGATGGGTCCCTGCGGCGGCCGGCCGGCGCGTCCACGACGCGGTGCGTCCCGCCCTCGCGGATGCCTCGCTTTCGCTCGAGCGCGGCGAATCGATCGGCATCGTCGGGGAGAGCGGATCGGGAAAATCGACGTTTGCGCGCTGCCTCGCGCTGCTGGAGCGGCCGGACTCCGGGCGGGTGGTGCTCGACGGAACCGATCTCACCGGTCTCGGCACGGGCCCCCTCCGAAGGTCGCGGCGGCGCATCCAGGTGGTGTTTCAGGATCCATACTCGTCCCTGAACCCGCGACTGACGGTCGGATCAACGCTCCGAGAGGTACTGCTCGTGCACCGCCTGGTGGCGCGCGACCGGATCGCCCGACGCGTGGAGGAGCTCCTGGACCAAGTAGGCCTTCCGGCCCGCGCCGTCGACCGGTACCCATCGGACTTCTCCGGCGGGCAGCGCCAGCGGATCTGCATCGCCCGGGCGCTTGCCGCCGAGCCGGAGGTGCTGATCGCGGATGAACCGGTCAGCGCGCTCGACGTGTCGATTCAGGCGCAGATCCTCAACCTGCTCGCCGATCTGCGCACGCAGCTCGGCCTGAGCATGATCTTCATCAGCCACGACCTGCACGTGGTCCGGTACATCGCCCCGAGAATCGCCGTCATGTTCGGTGGGCGGATCGTGGAGATACTGCCCCCGGGGATTCCGCTCGAGAGCGCCCGCCACCCGTACACGCAGGCGCTGCTGGCGTCTCGCTCGCGCCTCGAGCCCGGATGGCTAGTCGGCGCGGGAGAGCTGAACGCCGACCTGTCCGCGTCCCTGCCGGCCACGGGATGCCCGTTTCGCGGACGGTGCCCCCACGCGTTCGAACCGTGCCACGAGATCGACCCGCCTGCCCGCGACATCGGCCAGGGACACGCCGTCGCATGCCACTACGTCACCACCGCCTCGCGTTCTTACTAG
- a CDS encoding ABC transporter ATP-binding protein, with translation MRPKDALRVETLTVTFRSSGHAVVRGVSFEIAAGEAFGLVGESGSGKSLTCRAILRLLPRGASAAGRVTYGARSLLELGDAEMQTLRGSTIAMIFQDPMTALNPVLRVGDAIAQVIRSHEGLGARAARTRAIEMMERVGIRDAARRAAAYPHEFSGGMRQRIHIAMALAARPTLLLADEPTTALDVIVQAEILRLLDDLRREQGMSLLLVSHDFRVVAGVCDRVAVMYAGELVELGPTRTVLQRPEHPYTIGLMNSLPEAVTGERLRAIPGVPPDPGRLPPGCAFASRCELAVDACSAAPIALSQTAPGHWSRCIRIDRLDDMRRGLAAADSACV, from the coding sequence ATGCGCCCTAAGGACGCCCTTCGCGTCGAGACGCTGACGGTCACGTTCCGGAGTAGCGGCCATGCGGTCGTCCGGGGCGTCTCGTTCGAGATCGCCGCGGGCGAGGCGTTCGGCCTGGTGGGGGAGAGCGGATCCGGCAAGAGCCTGACCTGCCGCGCCATCCTGAGATTGCTGCCGCGCGGAGCCAGTGCCGCAGGCCGAGTGACGTACGGAGCCCGCTCGCTCCTGGAGCTTGGCGACGCAGAGATGCAGACGCTCCGAGGATCCACGATCGCCATGATCTTTCAAGACCCAATGACCGCCCTCAACCCCGTGCTGCGCGTCGGCGACGCGATCGCGCAGGTGATCCGGTCCCACGAGGGACTCGGCGCGCGCGCCGCGCGGACGCGCGCGATCGAGATGATGGAGCGCGTCGGGATCCGCGACGCGGCGCGCCGCGCGGCCGCCTATCCTCATGAGTTCAGCGGCGGGATGCGTCAGCGCATCCACATCGCGATGGCGCTTGCGGCGCGGCCGACGCTGCTGCTGGCCGACGAACCCACCACCGCGCTCGACGTCATCGTGCAGGCTGAGATCCTGCGCCTGCTCGACGACTTGCGGCGCGAGCAGGGCATGAGCCTGCTGCTCGTCTCACACGACTTCCGCGTTGTCGCCGGCGTGTGCGACCGGGTGGCGGTGATGTACGCTGGCGAACTCGTCGAGCTCGGCCCAACCCGCACCGTCCTCCAGCGGCCCGAGCACCCTTATACCATCGGGCTGATGAACAGCCTGCCCGAGGCCGTGACCGGCGAGCGGCTGCGGGCGATCCCGGGGGTGCCGCCGGATCCGGGGCGCCTTCCTCCGGGGTGCGCGTTTGCCTCTCGCTGCGAGTTGGCGGTCGACGCGTGCAGCGCGGCGCCGATCGCGTTGTCGCAGACGGCACCTGGACATTGGTCACGCTGCATCCGGATCGACCGGCTGGACGATATGCGCCGCGGCCTCGCCGCGGCGGACTCGGCCTGCGTCTAG